In a single window of the Anaerotruncus rubiinfantis genome:
- a CDS encoding recombinase family protein encodes MNYGYARVSTKDQNAERQLIALAPYEIPPENLFLDMQSGKDFERPAYKRLLRRLRPRDVLMVKSIDRLGRNYEEILEQWRLLTKKKHVDIFVLDMPLLDTRKGKDLTGTLIADVVLQLLSYVAQTERENIRQRQAEGIAAAKARGVRFGVPAMEIPTEFYPLHTKWQNGEYSARQAARQLGVDPKTFLKWTKKVSAEDFFVE; translated from the coding sequence ATGAATTATGGTTATGCCCGTGTATCCACCAAAGATCAGAATGCAGAGCGGCAGTTAATCGCGCTTGCGCCCTATGAGATCCCTCCCGAAAATCTGTTTTTGGATATGCAAAGCGGCAAAGATTTTGAACGGCCGGCATATAAGCGGCTGCTGCGAAGGCTGCGTCCGAGGGATGTCCTCATGGTGAAAAGCATTGACCGGCTGGGACGGAACTATGAGGAGATCCTTGAACAGTGGAGGCTGCTCACCAAAAAGAAGCACGTGGATATCTTCGTCCTGGACATGCCTCTTCTCGACACCCGAAAAGGCAAGGATTTGACCGGGACGCTGATCGCTGATGTGGTGCTCCAGCTGCTCAGTTATGTGGCCCAGACCGAACGCGAAAATATCCGGCAGCGGCAGGCGGAAGGGATTGCGGCAGCCAAGGCAAGAGGCGTGCGGTTTGGGGTGCCGGCAATGGAAATCCCGACTGAATTTTATCCGCTGCATACCAAATGGCAGAATGGGGAATATTCCGCGCGCCAGGCGGCGCGGCAGCTGGGGGTGGACCCCAAAACTTTTTTGAAATGGACGAAGAAAGTCTCTGCAGAGGATTTTTTTGTGGAATAA
- the selD gene encoding selenide, water dikinase SelD: MADQVKRLTQMTSSAGUAAKVGPGVLAQVLCSLPTFHDPNLLVGFDTSDDACVYRLRDDLAVIQTVDFFPPMVDDPYAFGQIAAANALSDIYAMGAKPSLAMNLLCYPTCLAQETVQAILAGGYEKVKEAGAVIAGGHTIQDPEPKYGLCVSGFADPAKILRNSGAQPGDLLILTKPLGIGVMTTAAKADLLTAAEFSPAIESMSMLNRAACECMLRFPVHACTDVTGFGLLGHALEMGLGSGASIRLFSDALPLLPKARELAEMGILPAGAYENMRYMQGKVTYRGKVARVLRDLIADPQTSGGLLIALSAAPARKLCERLANEVTPWARIVGEVVDHGENTVIVE, translated from the coding sequence ATGGCAGACCAGGTGAAAAGGCTCACCCAGATGACCAGTTCCGCTGGTTGAGCGGCCAAAGTCGGACCGGGGGTCCTTGCACAGGTTCTGTGCAGTTTACCAACCTTTCACGATCCCAACCTGCTCGTAGGATTCGATACGAGCGACGACGCGTGTGTTTACAGACTGCGTGATGATCTGGCCGTTATCCAGACGGTTGATTTTTTTCCGCCGATGGTGGACGACCCTTATGCATTCGGGCAGATTGCCGCGGCAAACGCCCTTTCGGATATCTATGCGATGGGCGCCAAACCGTCGCTTGCGATGAACCTGCTTTGTTATCCCACCTGCCTTGCACAGGAAACTGTCCAGGCGATCCTTGCGGGCGGCTACGAAAAGGTGAAGGAAGCCGGCGCGGTGATCGCGGGCGGACATACCATCCAGGATCCGGAACCCAAATACGGGCTTTGCGTCAGCGGATTTGCCGATCCGGCAAAGATTCTGCGCAACTCCGGCGCACAGCCGGGCGACCTGCTTATTCTCACAAAGCCGCTTGGCATTGGCGTGATGACCACTGCCGCAAAAGCGGATCTGCTGACCGCGGCGGAATTTTCTCCGGCAATCGAAAGCATGTCCATGCTCAACCGTGCCGCCTGTGAATGTATGCTGCGGTTTCCGGTGCACGCCTGCACTGACGTGACCGGCTTTGGCCTGCTGGGGCACGCTCTGGAGATGGGCCTGGGCAGCGGGGCGTCCATCCGTCTCTTTTCGGATGCGCTGCCACTGCTTCCAAAAGCGCGGGAGCTTGCCGAGATGGGAATCCTTCCGGCAGGCGCCTATGAGAATATGCGCTATATGCAGGGGAAAGTAACCTATCGCGGAAAAGTTGCCCGTGTCCTCCGTGACCTGATAGCCGATCCGCAGACTTCGGGCGGGCTTTTGATCGCGCTTTCGGCAGCGCCGGCGCGGAAGCTCTGCGAACGGCTGGCCAACGAGGTCACGCCCTGGGCGCGTATTGTGGGCGAAGTGGTGGATCACGGGGAAAATACAGTGATCGTGGAATAA
- the yqeC gene encoding selenium cofactor biosynthesis protein YqeC yields the protein MGKLMQSLSIAPAETHSVALAGAGGKTTLLFALAREAMRDGLRVAVTTTTHILCPGEQDDLFVTVEEDLPGIDRAFQSGRIIIAGTPAPEGKLSVPCPQVLRHLRENADLLLYEADGSHRMPVKFPNDTEPVILPGTDRVIAVAGLSALGQPLHRVCQRYERAVEALGLSANQNVDPMVAASLLLGGYGHYKGLTVLLNQADTPKLQKLGEQIAELLRSGGVASTIVASLQQEAF from the coding sequence ATGGGAAAATTGATGCAGTCTCTTTCGATAGCCCCGGCGGAGACCCATTCGGTGGCATTGGCAGGCGCGGGAGGAAAGACGACGCTGCTCTTCGCGCTCGCGCGGGAAGCAATGCGGGATGGCCTGCGCGTCGCGGTCACCACCACAACCCATATCCTGTGTCCCGGCGAACAGGATGATCTGTTTGTCACGGTGGAAGAGGATCTGCCCGGGATCGACCGCGCCTTCCAAAGCGGCCGGATTATCATCGCCGGGACACCCGCACCAGAGGGGAAACTTTCCGTGCCATGCCCGCAGGTGCTGCGTCACCTGCGGGAGAACGCCGACCTGCTCCTTTACGAGGCGGACGGTTCCCATCGGATGCCGGTCAAGTTCCCCAACGACACCGAACCGGTTATCCTGCCCGGCACCGACCGGGTGATTGCCGTGGCCGGGCTTTCGGCGCTCGGTCAGCCGCTGCACCGGGTCTGCCAGCGTTATGAACGCGCGGTGGAGGCACTCGGGCTGTCTGCAAACCAGAATGTCGATCCGATGGTTGCGGCGTCGCTGCTGCTCGGCGGCTACGGACACTATAAAGGGCTCACCGTTTTATTGAATCAGGCCGACACCCCAAAATTACAGAAGCTCGGCGAACAGATTGCAGAGCTTCTGCGCAGCGGCGGCGTGGCAAGCACGATTGTCGCATCCCTGCAACAGGAGGCGTTTTGA
- the yqeB gene encoding selenium-dependent molybdenum cofactor biosynthesis protein YqeB — protein sequence MLILIKGAGDLASGVAHRLYRCGFTVVMTEIAKPTTVRRTVAFSRAIYEGEAVVEGVKAQLAHSPEEALAFTRKGSIAVLVDPECACRAKLSPDALVDAILAKRNTGTKISDAPVVVAMGPGFTAGVDCHAVIETKRGHNLGRVIFEGRAAENTGVPGNIGGYTSERIIRACRDGIFTPSAEIGQHVQAGDLVAAVDGEPVTANISGVVRGMLPPATPVHRGMKSGDIDPRGITDYCYTISDKARAIAGGVLEAILHLQSKGERK from the coding sequence ATGCTGATTTTGATCAAAGGCGCGGGCGATCTTGCCTCTGGCGTCGCGCACCGGCTGTACCGGTGCGGCTTTACAGTCGTGATGACCGAAATTGCAAAACCCACCACCGTGCGGCGCACGGTGGCCTTTTCCCGCGCCATCTATGAAGGTGAAGCGGTCGTGGAAGGGGTCAAAGCGCAACTGGCCCACAGTCCTGAGGAGGCGCTTGCGTTTACCCGAAAAGGCAGCATCGCGGTCCTGGTTGATCCGGAATGCGCCTGCCGGGCGAAACTATCTCCGGACGCGCTGGTTGACGCGATCCTCGCAAAGCGGAATACCGGCACAAAAATTTCCGACGCTCCGGTGGTGGTGGCAATGGGACCGGGTTTCACCGCCGGGGTTGACTGCCATGCGGTTATTGAGACAAAACGCGGACATAATCTGGGCCGTGTGATCTTTGAAGGACGCGCCGCTGAGAATACCGGTGTCCCCGGCAATATCGGCGGCTACACCAGCGAACGGATCATTCGGGCCTGCCGGGACGGAATCTTTACCCCATCCGCCGAAATCGGACAGCATGTACAGGCCGGTGATCTGGTCGCGGCGGTCGACGGCGAACCGGTTACGGCAAACATCTCCGGCGTGGTGCGCGGGATGCTCCCGCCCGCTACGCCGGTTCACCGGGGGATGAAATCCGGCGATATTGACCCGCGCGGGATCACAGATTACTGTTACACCATTTCGGACAAGGCCCGCGCCATCGCGGGCGGCGTGCTGGAGGCGATCCTCCATCTCCAAAGCAAGGGGGAACGCAAATGA
- a CDS encoding XdhC family protein — protein MSRQFYETLRSLLASGGSALMATVTDGTLSGHDLTAEKAFLCGEKITSQNPALEGFWRENFRALGDGPLPRTAEVNGVSLLAEQMSARQKLIICGGGHIAVPLCEICAMLDFDVTIIDDRPEFANRERFPAAKEILCLPFDDAMRQIHYGDGSYFVIITRGHKDDRLCLTKILDHRFSYCGMIGSRKKVKVVMDQLRQEGYADDLLARVYSPIGLRIGAETPAEIAVCIAAQIIQVRSGASGGGIAPDALAALADGRPAVLATIIGKEGSAPRGLGAKLLIYADGTLSGTIGGGAGEARVISLAPDVLAEGRARIVKCNMTNRDATQDGMVCGGILRVLMEPV, from the coding sequence ATGAGCCGGCAGTTTTATGAAACGCTGCGCAGCCTGCTTGCGTCCGGCGGCAGCGCGCTTATGGCGACCGTAACCGACGGGACGCTTTCCGGACATGACCTCACGGCCGAGAAGGCGTTTCTCTGCGGTGAAAAAATAACCTCGCAAAACCCGGCGCTGGAAGGTTTCTGGAGGGAAAATTTTCGCGCCTTGGGCGATGGGCCGCTTCCCCGCACTGCCGAAGTCAACGGCGTTTCGCTGCTTGCTGAACAGATGTCCGCACGGCAAAAGCTCATCATCTGCGGCGGCGGGCACATTGCGGTGCCTCTTTGCGAAATCTGCGCCATGCTTGACTTCGACGTGACCATAATCGACGACCGGCCGGAATTTGCAAACCGGGAGCGCTTCCCCGCGGCAAAGGAGATCCTCTGCCTGCCGTTTGACGACGCGATGCGGCAGATCCACTATGGCGATGGCAGTTATTTCGTCATCATCACCCGCGGCCATAAGGACGACCGTCTCTGCCTGACCAAAATTCTGGATCACCGTTTCTCCTACTGCGGGATGATCGGCAGCCGCAAAAAAGTAAAGGTGGTGATGGACCAGCTGCGGCAGGAGGGCTACGCAGACGATCTGCTTGCGCGCGTATATTCCCCGATCGGGCTGCGCATCGGCGCTGAAACACCCGCTGAAATTGCGGTCTGCATCGCTGCCCAAATCATCCAGGTGCGTTCCGGCGCGTCGGGCGGCGGAATCGCGCCGGACGCGCTCGCGGCGCTCGCGGACGGCAGGCCCGCAGTGCTTGCAACCATCATTGGGAAGGAGGGTTCCGCACCGCGCGGACTTGGCGCGAAACTGCTCATCTACGCGGATGGGACACTTTCTGGAACCATCGGCGGGGGCGCGGGCGAGGCCAGGGTGATCAGCCTTGCGCCCGATGTGCTTGCCGAAGGGAGGGCGCGTATCGTCAAATGCAACATGACCAACAGGGACGCAACCCAGGATGGGATGGTCTGCGGCGGGATTCTCAGGGTGTTGATGGAGCCGGTTTGA
- a CDS encoding helix-turn-helix domain-containing protein → MEIGEIVGRKIKAYRVRTGKTQLQFAMDAYMSASYISRFERGLVDNPTRATLEHLADTLGITLEELIRSENTDDPSRLESPKEKLGLNNPDFLKRYSDLSGAQQHRVYRIVGLLLGLNEP, encoded by the coding sequence ATGGAAATTGGAGAAATTGTTGGCAGGAAGATCAAAGCTTATCGCGTCCGGACCGGCAAAACACAGCTGCAATTCGCAATGGACGCCTACATGAGTGCATCCTATATCAGCCGTTTTGAGCGCGGCCTGGTAGATAATCCGACCAGAGCTACCTTGGAACACCTGGCGGATACGCTTGGCATCACACTGGAAGAATTGATCCGTTCGGAAAACACAGATGATCCTTCCCGCCTGGAATCTCCAAAGGAAAAGCTGGGACTGAACAATCCGGATTTCCTGAAACGGTACAGTGATCTTTCTGGAGCACAGCAGCACCGGGTTTATCGGATTGTAGGACTTTTGCTGGGCCTGAATGAACCGTAA
- a CDS encoding baseplate J/gp47 family protein: protein MVQTRSSDFAFQNDSRIQTVTNASAAMDGTDPESDESLFPRIDSSRKKPRTSGNAYDYEAWACEVSGVGYAKCTPIQYGPGTDT from the coding sequence GTGGTGCAAACGAGATCGTCAGACTTTGCGTTTCAGAATGACAGCCGAATTCAGACGGTCACAAACGCATCCGCCGCAATGGACGGCACGGACCCGGAAAGCGATGAAAGCCTGTTTCCCCGGATTGACAGCTCGCGCAAAAAACCGCGTACCAGCGGGAATGCCTACGATTATGAAGCTTGGGCCTGTGAGGTGAGCGGTGTGGGATATGCCAAATGCACACCGATACAATACGGCCCGGGTACGGATACCTGA
- a CDS encoding BRO family protein, which yields MELHIFENDQFGRVRTLVDEDGSILFCGNDVAGALGYRNPSRDVQRHCKRAVERCTTDSVGRQQRMLFIPEPDIYRLIIRSKLPAAVDFEKWVVETVLPTIRKHGAYLTPQTLEQLVANPNAAAKLFHELKQIETKLADLQPKAEYYNALVDTNVLTNIRQTAKELHIPEKLFTYLLVEMGFAYRTPKKLLMPYAFMVTSGFAELKEYTTGKHGGVYMLFTPVGRLYLMRKMYERLGMRPQAVITGEQNKAGRSE from the coding sequence ATGGAACTGCATATTTTTGAAAATGACCAATTCGGCAGAGTGCGAACCCTCGTGGATGAGGACGGCAGCATTCTGTTTTGCGGAAACGATGTGGCCGGTGCTTTGGGATACCGCAACCCCAGCCGTGACGTCCAGCGGCATTGCAAAAGGGCGGTGGAGAGATGCACTACCGATTCGGTAGGACGTCAGCAAAGGATGCTTTTTATCCCCGAGCCGGACATTTACCGGCTGATTATCCGCTCAAAGCTCCCGGCGGCCGTGGACTTTGAAAAATGGGTCGTGGAAACCGTACTGCCGACCATTCGCAAGCACGGCGCATATCTCACACCGCAGACGCTGGAACAGCTTGTGGCAAATCCCAATGCAGCCGCGAAGCTGTTCCATGAGCTGAAACAGATCGAAACCAAGCTGGCCGATCTGCAGCCGAAAGCGGAATACTACAACGCTTTGGTAGATACCAATGTGCTGACCAATATCCGCCAGACTGCCAAGGAACTGCATATCCCCGAAAAGCTGTTTACTTATCTGCTGGTGGAAATGGGCTTTGCCTACCGCACGCCGAAAAAACTGCTGATGCCCTACGCCTTTATGGTGACCAGCGGTTTTGCCGAGCTGAAGGAATACACGACCGGAAAGCATGGCGGAGTCTATATGCTGTTTACCCCCGTGGGCAGACTGTACCTCATGAGAAAAATGTATGAACGGCTGGGCATGAGACCCCAAGCGGTCATTACCGGGGAACAAAATAAGGCAGGCCGTTCAGAGTGA
- a CDS encoding recombinase family protein → MSEQQREIIVIPATEGKGNLKNKHRQLRVASYSRVSTDFEEQLTSFHAQKSYYTDLILRTPEWTLAGTYADEGISGASAEKRPDFMRMYRHCKKGKIDLIITKSISRFARNTLDSIGYVRKLKAMGVGVLFEKENINTLEENSEVVLTILASLAQEELNSMSMNIKMGKRMAMQEGKIHFPYSKVYAYRKGGNGQPEIIPEEAEIVKRIYKSYLAGESVGRIMDALNREGIPSPSKKGQWTDTSIRGLLRNERYCGDVLLQKTYITDPISKKSKKNNGELPKIYIKNNHVPIVSREIFEQVQRESARRVSKRKVTKASVTEQGRYSSLYALNDILICGECGSPYKRVTWTKRSGEKQIVWRCYKRLDYGTKYCKDSVTLDEESLHTAIMEAISATAGERQSLIPLVMEQLEHAMWESVDGQINVEQMEQRMAELKEQTLAMINQSIDSHTVGENESSFKAMSDELRALHDMLTEYKAASGTQVSIEQKISDCAEFLEQEPIDYNTYNDALVRQLIDTIKVKNENALMIYFKSGLEYEQPIQPKVRKLKAS, encoded by the coding sequence ATGAGTGAACAACAGCGTGAAATCATTGTGATCCCTGCCACTGAGGGAAAGGGCAACCTCAAGAATAAGCACCGTCAGCTGCGGGTAGCCTCTTATAGCCGTGTATCCACCGACTTTGAAGAACAGCTCACCAGCTTCCACGCGCAAAAAAGCTACTACACCGACCTGATCCTCAGAACACCGGAATGGACCCTCGCCGGAACCTATGCCGACGAAGGCATCTCCGGCGCCTCAGCAGAGAAACGGCCCGATTTTATGCGGATGTACCGCCACTGCAAAAAGGGCAAAATCGACCTCATCATCACCAAGTCCATCAGCCGGTTTGCACGAAACACCCTGGACAGCATCGGCTATGTCAGAAAGCTCAAAGCCATGGGCGTGGGCGTCCTGTTCGAAAAGGAAAACATCAACACGCTGGAGGAAAACAGCGAGGTGGTGCTGACCATCCTCGCCAGCCTCGCCCAAGAGGAACTCAACTCCATGAGCATGAACATCAAGATGGGCAAGCGCATGGCAATGCAGGAGGGGAAAATCCACTTCCCTTACTCAAAGGTATATGCCTACCGCAAGGGCGGGAACGGTCAGCCGGAGATCATTCCCGAAGAAGCCGAGATTGTGAAACGGATTTATAAAAGCTATCTGGCAGGCGAAAGCGTCGGCAGGATCATGGACGCACTCAATCGGGAGGGTATCCCATCCCCCTCGAAAAAAGGTCAATGGACGGACACCAGCATCAGAGGGCTGCTGAGAAACGAGCGTTACTGCGGCGACGTCCTCCTGCAAAAGACCTATATCACCGACCCCATCAGCAAAAAATCCAAGAAAAACAACGGAGAGCTTCCCAAGATATATATCAAGAACAATCATGTCCCCATCGTCAGCCGGGAGATATTCGAGCAGGTGCAAAGGGAAAGCGCCCGCCGCGTCAGCAAACGCAAGGTCACCAAAGCAAGCGTCACCGAGCAGGGGCGATACAGCAGCCTGTACGCCCTAAACGACATCCTGATCTGCGGCGAATGCGGCTCCCCCTATAAGCGGGTGACATGGACAAAGCGCAGCGGCGAAAAGCAAATCGTGTGGCGGTGCTACAAGCGGCTGGACTACGGCACCAAATACTGCAAGGACTCGGTCACCTTGGACGAGGAAAGCCTCCACACTGCCATCATGGAGGCCATTTCAGCCACAGCCGGAGAACGTCAGTCCCTGATCCCGCTGGTGATGGAACAGCTGGAACACGCCATGTGGGAGAGCGTTGACGGACAAATCAATGTGGAGCAGATGGAACAGCGCATGGCGGAGCTGAAGGAGCAAACGCTGGCAATGATCAACCAAAGCATCGACAGCCATACGGTGGGGGAAAACGAGAGCAGCTTCAAGGCAATGTCGGACGAACTCCGCGCCCTGCACGATATGCTGACGGAATACAAAGCCGCAAGCGGAACACAGGTCAGCATCGAACAGAAAATCAGCGACTGCGCCGAGTTTTTAGAGCAGGAGCCAATCGACTACAACACCTATAACGATGCGCTGGTACGCCAGCTCATCGACACCATCAAGGTCAAAAACGAAAACGCCCTGATGATTTACTTTAAAAGCGGCTTGGAATATGAACAGCCTATCCAGCCCAAGGTGCGTAAGCTGAAAGCGTCATAA
- a CDS encoding recombinase family protein — MNPLQTQGSGALTPEREIIRIKASADTIPQKFRVAGYARVSSDSSDQLNSFSTQVNYYQRLIEKNSDWSLAEIYADEGISGVSTEKREDFNRMLSDCKKGKIDRIITKSTSRFARNTLDAISVIRELKSIGVTVYFEKEGIDTAKITGENLLTLYSLFAQEESISISQNCKKGNRMRMQSGTYVSSNPPYGYRLVDNRLQIYEPEAEIVRRNQDLSAETLAKKIEGIQISHNKVTALVLKNGIIIKEGAVSNE, encoded by the coding sequence ATGAATCCATTGCAAACACAGGGCTCCGGCGCCCTAACGCCGGAAAGGGAAATTATAAGAATTAAAGCAAGCGCGGATACAATCCCGCAAAAATTCCGGGTGGCGGGATATGCCCGCGTCAGCAGCGACTCGTCAGACCAGCTCAATTCTTTCTCAACACAGGTCAACTACTACCAAAGACTCATAGAGAAAAACAGCGATTGGAGTCTGGCGGAGATTTACGCCGACGAAGGCATCTCCGGAGTATCCACAGAAAAAAGAGAGGATTTTAACAGAATGCTCTCTGACTGCAAGAAAGGCAAAATCGACCGCATCATTACCAAGTCCACCAGCCGGTTTGCACGAAACACCTTGGATGCCATCAGCGTGATCCGAGAGCTGAAGTCCATCGGCGTTACGGTCTACTTTGAAAAGGAAGGCATTGACACCGCCAAAATCACAGGCGAAAATCTGCTGACCCTTTACTCCCTGTTCGCCCAGGAGGAATCCATCAGCATCTCTCAGAACTGCAAAAAGGGAAACCGGATGCGGATGCAAAGCGGCACTTATGTATCGTCAAACCCGCCATACGGCTATCGGCTGGTGGATAATCGGCTTCAAATTTATGAGCCGGAGGCGGAGATCGTCCGCAGAAACCAAGACTTATCCGCCGAAACCCTTGCCAAGAAAATCGAGGGCATCCAAATCTCACATAACAAGGTAACCGCACTGGTACTTAAAAACGGAATTATCATCAAGGAAGGAGCTGTATCAAATGAGTGA
- a CDS encoding type II toxin-antitoxin system PemK/MazF family toxin yields MNQQVKPILRGDIYYADLSPVVGCEQGGVRPVLIIQNNLGNRHSPTVIVAAVTGSPKKPLPTHVPITDVNGVSKRSMVLLEQIRTLDRTRLRDYIGSVGIENLSKIDKALKISVGLDSAFFNEGSSYDDKHSFGTYHYTQSACRDDADAESPVRQRENHP; encoded by the coding sequence TTGAATCAGCAAGTAAAGCCCATTCTGCGGGGCGATATTTACTACGCAGATTTAAGCCCGGTGGTGGGATGCGAGCAAGGCGGTGTGCGTCCCGTTTTGATCATCCAAAACAATCTCGGCAACCGGCACAGTCCCACCGTCATTGTGGCCGCCGTCACCGGCAGCCCTAAAAAGCCGCTGCCCACCCATGTGCCGATCACGGATGTAAACGGCGTCAGCAAACGGTCAATGGTTCTTTTGGAACAGATACGCACCCTTGACCGCACCCGGCTTCGTGACTATATCGGCAGCGTGGGCATCGAGAACCTTTCCAAAATAGATAAAGCACTGAAAATCAGCGTCGGGCTTGATTCGGCGTTTTTTAATGAAGGGAGCAGTTATGATGACAAACACAGCTTTGGAACATACCATTACACGCAATCAGCTTGCCGTGATGATGCAGATGCTGAAAGCCCTGTTAGACAGCGGGAAAATCACCCGTGA
- a CDS encoding RNA polymerase subunit sigma-24 yields the protein MADKKKYCIRISGNLVEVTEEVYLCYYRMKRRALHLEEKDGKHGVVYYSSMDTEGTNGEETIPDLTSPRVEDIVTDKLMSEQLHRCISQLTESDKALIDALYFQSMSERQLSVQTNIPPMTVHDRKIKVLKKLKKMMDI from the coding sequence ATGGCTGACAAAAAGAAATATTGTATTCGCATATCGGGGAATCTGGTAGAGGTAACCGAGGAAGTGTATCTCTGCTACTATCGCATGAAGCGTCGCGCACTGCATTTGGAAGAAAAGGACGGCAAGCATGGTGTAGTTTATTACAGCAGCATGGATACCGAGGGCACAAACGGCGAGGAAACAATTCCCGATTTAACCTCTCCACGCGTGGAGGACATCGTGACGGACAAGCTCATGTCCGAGCAGTTGCACCGGTGCATTTCCCAGCTTACAGAATCGGACAAAGCGCTGATTGATGCCCTATATTTTCAGAGCATGAGTGAACGCCAACTGTCAGTGCAGACCAACATTCCACCGATGACCGTCCATGACCGCAAAATAAAGGTGCTAAAAAAACTTAAAAAAATGATGGATATTTAA
- a CDS encoding BTAD domain-containing putative transcriptional regulator, which translates to MIERTLENTLEAERYLAAFEQEIQEIERDLLGNGDSEHIVGEILRRAAAFYQADRAYIIEADWELGVGTNTYEWCAAGITPQLHNLQSIEMEMFPRWKAAFTHKTPIVIVDIACLHKTERCEYDFLKQQEISGLIAVPLNKKLAGYLGVDNPKRFKQYSSLLQALSYAAAAELTELNLLKAASLKYHSNPGVSEQEIILNFFGGLEVITPMGQMSEEDIKSALCCKLITYLYLNRKHNVATRDIADYLWPDQPVDDPGTAVKRVVYRCRKVFSCISPTPFIVSYSGGYELNRSYSVKSDIVQLEQLCTEIKGQKSVQEKMETYRKAFTLYKGTFLPNHNHDLWLMPKASYYHLLFLDMVKLCLAELHTLGMHIEVYRLADHALAFESDDNELNFYLIESLLRMRATDSALRHYSNTKGLYSQEQEEELEKLFGFST; encoded by the coding sequence ATGATAGAACGCACTTTAGAAAATACGCTTGAGGCAGAGAGATATTTGGCAGCCTTTGAGCAAGAAATACAGGAAATTGAACGCGACCTTTTAGGGAATGGCGACTCGGAGCATATTGTGGGTGAGATACTCAGACGAGCGGCCGCCTTTTATCAAGCGGATCGGGCATATATCATTGAGGCGGATTGGGAGTTAGGTGTAGGCACAAACACCTATGAGTGGTGTGCGGCGGGCATTACGCCACAGCTTCATAATTTACAGAGTATTGAAATGGAAATGTTTCCTCGTTGGAAAGCGGCATTTACCCATAAAACCCCCATCGTTATCGTGGACATTGCATGTCTCCACAAAACGGAACGCTGCGAATATGATTTTCTAAAACAGCAGGAGATTTCCGGTTTGATTGCAGTGCCGCTCAACAAAAAGCTGGCAGGATATCTCGGGGTAGACAACCCCAAACGCTTTAAGCAATACAGCAGTCTGCTCCAAGCCTTGTCCTATGCGGCAGCGGCGGAGCTGACGGAGTTAAATCTGCTAAAAGCCGCAAGCCTCAAATACCATTCCAATCCCGGGGTTTCAGAGCAGGAAATCATCTTAAACTTTTTCGGTGGGCTGGAGGTTATAACGCCCATGGGACAGATGTCGGAAGAAGATATCAAGTCCGCGCTGTGCTGTAAGCTGATCACCTACCTCTATCTGAACCGCAAGCACAATGTTGCCACGCGGGATATTGCAGATTATCTATGGCCGGATCAGCCGGTGGACGATCCGGGAACTGCGGTAAAGCGGGTAGTCTACCGCTGCCGCAAGGTGTTTTCCTGCATTTCGCCTACCCCTTTTATCGTTTCCTACAGCGGCGGCTATGAACTGAACCGAAGCTATTCTGTTAAATCCGATATCGTACAGCTGGAGCAGCTATGCACAGAGATAAAAGGGCAGAAATCCGTGCAGGAAAAAATGGAAACTTACCGCAAAGCGTTCACCCTCTATAAAGGGACCTTTCTGCCAAACCATAACCATGACCTGTGGCTGATGCCGAAAGCCAGCTACTACCATCTTCTGTTTTTAGATATGGTCAAGCTCTGTCTGGCAGAGCTGCATACCTTGGGTATGCACATTGAGGTGTATCGGCTTGCGGATCATGCGCTCGCCTTTGAGAGTGATGACAATGAGCTGAATTTTTATCTGATCGAGTCGCTGCTCCGAATGAGAGCAACCGACTCTGCTCTTCGGCATTATTCCAATACAAAGGGGCTATATTCCCAAGAGCAGGAGGAAGAATTAGAAAAATTATTTGGATTTTCGACATAA